In the Gracilimonas sp. genome, ATTCGGTGAAATTTCAGCAATTTTTTCATTTACATAGATCATGCTTTTTTCAGAAATGCCTGCTACATTTTGAATGACTCCATCTACCGGGGCGTATAGAGAGTGCCGTTCTTTTTCCTTTTTTAATTGAGTAAGATCAGCCTGTAGCCCTTTTAATTCTTGTTCAAAATTGTCTAATTCTTGCTGCCAGCTATTTAATTTTGATCTTTGCAGTAATTCTAATCTTCTTTTTTCAGATTCAAGTTGAAATGTTTGTTGCTCTAATTCGGCTTGACTGATTAGCTGTTTATCGAAAAGTTGCTTTTGGCGATTATATTCAGACTCAATATTGTGAACACTTGCCTCCAAGTCAGTTTTTTCCTGTTCAAAAGCCAACCATTCTGAACGATATAGGGGAGTGCTTAAAGAAATTTGTGATTCGCCTTTTAATTTTCTTTTAATGGATTTCAAATCCCAAATATACTTCCTAAGTACTGACTGGCGCTGCCGGTTGTATTCCATACTTTGTTCTATCTCTTCGGAGTCAATGGCTGCAAGTAGTTCCCCTTTTTGAACAGGATAATTTTCCTCGATTTTAAATTCCGAAATTACTCCCGTAACCGGAGCTTTAAGAACCTGCCGTTCGGTGGCAGCTCGTATCACGCCGTTACTTTTCACACTTACATCAGCTTGAATGAAGGGAAGAGCTGCAAATAAACCTATCACAAAACACAGGGTAGAGCTGTACAAAATTTGTGAGCTTACAGTATGCCGAACCGAAAGGCTTTGTGTGGTTTGTTCAAGGATTTCTTTTGGGAAAAGCATATCCAGAAAAAGGTGAATGAGTGGTTATCTCATTCACCTAATTATTGATTTATAGTAACTCATCCCAAAAGCAATTCCATGCTTCTGTTGCTTCTTCAACAGCTATATTTTCTAATACTTTTTTCCCAATCTTAGCCCAAGGTACACCAAAGCCAGCACTTAAAGATTGCATTTCAATATTAGTAAGTTCTATTAAGTTATTTTTTTCTGTTTTCATAGTTTTATCCCTTAGTTTTCACATTGATTATTTGCAGCTATCCAGTAACTACCTGATGAATTTACAGCCGCACCTCCTGGACTACTTCCTATGCCCGTTTTAACAACACGTGCAAGAAATTTTCCAATAGCACAACCTATCCCTCCTCCGTTTATCTTCTTTTGTTTAT is a window encoding:
- a CDS encoding HlyD family efflux transporter periplasmic adaptor subunit, which produces MLFPKEILEQTTQSLSVRHTVSSQILYSSTLCFVIGLFAALPFIQADVSVKSNGVIRAATERQVLKAPVTGVISEFKIEENYPVQKGELLAAIDSEEIEQSMEYNRQRQSVLRKYIWDLKSIKRKLKGESQISLSTPLYRSEWLAFEQEKTDLEASVHNIESEYNRQKQLFDKQLISQAELEQQTFQLESEKRRLELLQRSKLNSWQQELDNFEQELKGLQADLTQLKKEKERHSLYAPVDGVIQNVAGISEKSMIYVNEKIAEISPNTALIAELYVSTRDIGLLKEGMQARFQINAFDHNQWGSLYGSISEISDDVTVIQDQPVFLVRCKLNQDFLELPNGYKGNLKKGMVLQGRFIVTERSLFQLLYDNVDDWLNPA